A window of Lacibacter sediminis contains these coding sequences:
- a CDS encoding DUF3347 domain-containing protein: protein MKKTLLILSVIFLAVACKNKEDKTEETTTTEPKAAAGYAYSETFNQSMNNVLNAYYSLKDAFVASDTVKVNAAGAALKSLLDSLKLDEVQKFDTLGFSSINGRAGDVAAELSGMLGEKELEKKRESFEMVSNAFYDMVRVIKPTGATIYYQYCPMAFNDKGAYWLSNADSIMNPYFGKKMLTCGEVKETLKF from the coding sequence ATGAAGAAGACTTTGCTTATCCTCTCCGTCATTTTTCTAGCGGTAGCCTGTAAAAACAAAGAAGACAAAACAGAAGAAACAACAACGACTGAACCGAAAGCTGCAGCCGGGTATGCATACAGCGAAACATTCAACCAATCGATGAACAATGTGTTGAATGCGTATTATAGCCTGAAAGATGCGTTTGTTGCGAGCGATACAGTGAAAGTGAATGCGGCAGGTGCAGCATTAAAATCCTTACTCGACAGTTTAAAGCTCGATGAGGTACAGAAATTTGATACACTTGGTTTCTCGAGTATCAACGGTCGTGCAGGTGATGTTGCTGCAGAACTGAGTGGTATGTTGGGCGAAAAAGAACTGGAGAAAAAACGTGAATCTTTCGAAATGGTATCGAATGCATTTTACGATATGGTGCGTGTAATTAAACCCACAGGTGCTACTATCTACTATCAATATTGCCCGATGGCATTTAACGATAAAGGTGCTTATTGGCTCAGCAATGCTGATAGTATTATGAATCCTTACTTCGGTAAGAAAATGTTGACTTGCGGTGAAGTAAAGGAGACGTTGAAATTCTAA